The Toxorhynchites rutilus septentrionalis strain SRP chromosome 3, ASM2978413v1, whole genome shotgun sequence genome includes a region encoding these proteins:
- the LOC129779668 gene encoding uncharacterized protein LOC129779668 isoform X1, with the protein MLPSNQHQQHSSSQQQQQTASQLEQQHLLNVVGMSGSYTATSTSYSMSYPVVSGHHLNENNNLEMHPSYGKPAAHVAHQLPPASLITLQPVPLDAHHSTLHHVSSLGPQSSHSVTSLPPPPLSQQTMANIGHVSQHHQSSSQDLSNMSHGSSMNDPNGSGRYRGPR; encoded by the coding sequence ATGTTACCAAGCAATCAGCACCAGCAGCATTCGTcttcacagcagcagcagcagacggCATCTCAGCTAGAACAGCAACACCTGCTCAACGTGGTGGGCATGAGTGGCTCCTACACGGCGACATCGACCAGCTACAGCATGAGCTATCCGGTGGTATCCGGCCACCATCTGAACGAAAACAACAACCTTGAGATGCACCCATCGTACGGCAAACCGGCTGCACATGTCGCTCATCAGCTCCCGCCAGCATCGCTCATCACACTGCAGCCGGTTCCGCTGGATGCGCACCATTCGACGCTGCACCACGTGTCCAGCTTGGGACCACAATCGTCACACTCGGTCACATCGCTGCCCCCGCCCCCACTTTCACAGCAAACGATGGCGAATATAGGCCATGTTTCCCAGCATCACCAATCCAGCTCGCAGGATCTCTCCAACATGAGTCACGGATCGTCGATGAACGACCCGAACGGCAGTGGTAGGTATCGGGGTCCCCGTTGA
- the LOC129779668 gene encoding uncharacterized protein LOC129779668 isoform X3, translating to MLPSNQHQQHSSSQQQQQTASQLEQQHLLNVVGMSGSYTATSTSYSMSYPVVSGHHLNENNNLEMHPSYGKPAAHVAHQLPPASLITLQPVPLDAHHSTLHHVSSLGPQSSHSVTSLPPPPLSQQTMANIGHVSQHHQSSSQDLSNMSHGSSMNDPNGSA from the exons ATGTTACCAAGCAATCAGCACCAGCAGCATTCGTcttcacagcagcagcagcagacggCATCTCAGCTAGAACAGCAACACCTGCTCAACGTGGTGGGCATGAGTGGCTCCTACACGGCGACATCGACCAGCTACAGCATGAGCTATCCGGTGGTATCCGGCCACCATCTGAACGAAAACAACAACCTTGAGATGCACCCATCGTACGGCAAACCGGCTGCACATGTCGCTCATCAGCTCCCGCCAGCATCGCTCATCACACTGCAGCCGGTTCCGCTGGATGCGCACCATTCGACGCTGCACCACGTGTCCAGCTTGGGACCACAATCGTCACACTCGGTCACATCGCTGCCCCCGCCCCCACTTTCACAGCAAACGATGGCGAATATAGGCCATGTTTCCCAGCATCACCAATCCAGCTCGCAGGATCTCTCCAACATGAGTCACGGATCGTCGATGAACGACCCGAACGGCAGTG CGTAG
- the LOC129779668 gene encoding uncharacterized protein LOC129779668 isoform X2: MLPSNQHQQHSSSQQQQQTASQLEQQHLLNVVGMSGSYTATSTSYSMSYPVVSGHHLNENNNLEMHPSYGKPAAHVAHQLPPASLITLQPVPLDAHHSTLHHVSSLGPQSSHSVTSLPPPPLSQQTMANIGHVSQHHQSSSQDLSNMSHGSSMNDPNGSAFL; the protein is encoded by the exons ATGTTACCAAGCAATCAGCACCAGCAGCATTCGTcttcacagcagcagcagcagacggCATCTCAGCTAGAACAGCAACACCTGCTCAACGTGGTGGGCATGAGTGGCTCCTACACGGCGACATCGACCAGCTACAGCATGAGCTATCCGGTGGTATCCGGCCACCATCTGAACGAAAACAACAACCTTGAGATGCACCCATCGTACGGCAAACCGGCTGCACATGTCGCTCATCAGCTCCCGCCAGCATCGCTCATCACACTGCAGCCGGTTCCGCTGGATGCGCACCATTCGACGCTGCACCACGTGTCCAGCTTGGGACCACAATCGTCACACTCGGTCACATCGCTGCCCCCGCCCCCACTTTCACAGCAAACGATGGCGAATATAGGCCATGTTTCCCAGCATCACCAATCCAGCTCGCAGGATCTCTCCAACATGAGTCACGGATCGTCGATGAACGACCCGAACGGCAGTG CATTCCTCTAG